Within the Erigeron canadensis isolate Cc75 chromosome 6, C_canadensis_v1, whole genome shotgun sequence genome, the region attaagtaccaatagttccggaataataactcatttaagcatagaaatgaagcctttctttaggggtttttatcacaaaatggacgctcatcagtgATACTTTGACTACTTCAAATATAATAGAAATAAatgatcattaccaaaacataaaagatatgaatCTTTTAAATAACTGactaaacttaaaaataacTATCTATAAAATCATTTacaaacttaaattatatataggggtgggttatttgtagtagatgtactttttatagtacatgtgtaacttaacttacacacttcttcttccttctttcttccatctccgaccaccaccatgatcatctccgaccaccgcCATGATActccggcgacgacgaccatctctggcgagagttacacatgtgtaactacaacttacacatgtgtaagttaactttccggcgagaatcatgTTCGTTTTTCGGGTGTTTACGGTACGAGTcagaggcccttatccgttctaaacttaaccgtcaagggacgcatatgggaatcgtatggatttgatgggtggcgatccaagagatggagGCGgtgtgctacggtacgggctctgcccttgctgccggcgccggcgccgtcgctgggtggtcggagatgacggtggctggtggtggttgtctcgcgaaggaaaataCCATTTCTTGTATTCCGATTGGTTGGATTTATTTTTAGGAACTGTTTTTAAATACCATTTTATATTAGGTAACAAGCAAATATCAAGGAAAACTACGgctaatatatttgaattccaaaataagttaaaattttttaatataacttaacaattacaaaatcatatttctaCAATACAtgtatacattaaaaaaaatcaaaaaataaatgatacttTGATTCTAGCTAagaaattaaatcaattaaatttacgatttatttattaacaataattacttattttttccattaaatgaattaatatcatatatatttatttctgATCTAAGgttataaaattgattaaaaagtcTTTAGTCTAATGATACAGTGTTTCTACAACGTTTATAAAGTTGTTTAAAAAGCCTTCAATCTAATGTTACATGTGTTTCTACAAcgtttataaagttttttttgtttaaactaTATCCTCACGACATTCCATAATTTAGTGAAATCGGCTATCGAGAGTCGAGTGTTCGACCCTATTGATTTACTGTCTTTATTAATAGAAATAACCCAATTAATGTGATACTTTGACTACttcaaatataatatagataaatgttcattaccaaaacataaaagaTACGAATCTTTTAAATAACTGactaaacttaaaaataacTATCTATAAAATCATTTACAAACATAAATTTAGATTGATGGGTCTACTTAATAACGAACCTAACCTAGACCGATCCAAGAAACTCATGTTGGTAGGTTGACGGGTTAAAAATCTTTGACGGTTTCAGGTCGAATTTCAAGTTGGATCGAGTATTGACAGTCTACAATTGTCCATAAActacttaattatatatttacaacaTCTTAATAGGAGCAATCTACATATtcctaatacatatataataaactttttttcaaaTAGTAGATGTTtagtaaaataatttaaaataactttttttcaaattataattcAATCTTTTTTCAATGATCATAACTTTAAACTAGAAAAAGTCATAAAGccatctttatatatatcaaaccaattttatatatgttatacctaaaaatatcattattattaaaaaaatttcttagcAATATGTTCGATTTAATACTAAcgatctttttaatatatgataCGACGTATACTTTTTGTGATGTATGATATATGTATAGGTTATTAACCCTCAACTACTGGCTATTAAATTAAGGTCCGGATGAAATTTAAGATAAGACCCTTCAACCTGGACCCGACTTGGGTCGACTCGAGTCAACCAAACTAATACATAGGTTGACGGGTTAACGGGAAATCAactgtttattttattttcaagtatatatatcaaataaactTTCTTTAGTGGTTTACAAAAGGGGTGTGGATATGTAAATTAATATTGTTAAAAAGACTGTCAACGGGTACGGATTCGGGATGGCGGGTTGACAAGGCGAAAATCTATGACCCTGATccaacccactaaaagtttGAGGTCACAACAATTAACCTTGAGAATCTGTCACCGAACTCAACCATCAACCTGAAAAAAATCGAGTTGGCGAGCTGACAGGTCAAGTTTCGGGTTAGTGGGTTGACACGTTGGCGTGTTAATTCCAGGTTAAACAAGTCATATGGGTTATTGGTTGACGGGTTGATTTCAGTACAAACGGGTCGGTTTGCAGGTCAAATGGGTAGATGGGTCAAcctgttaaaaatattatataaacataaaacattttCAGGTTGGAAGCACCTATTAATCTAATAAGTCAACCTAAACCTAACCTAACAAAAAATTAGGTTAGGGGCAGGTTGACTGGTCAAGAATTCCCAACTCTAGCTTGGTTTTTTTGGGTTGGTTTCATGTCGGGTTTCGGGTTGAGTCGAGATTGACATGCCTAATTGTTAGGGCTGCAAATCGAGTCGGCCTGCACCGGGTTAACTTGGGGTCAAGTGGGTTGACGGGTCAAATGGATAGTTTCGGTCAAAAGGGTCAAATAGGTTGTTTTCGAgtaacccggtcaccgaccaGGTATTAAGCTAGTTAACATTTTGAGATGAAGGTAACTCAAATACGACAAGCTattcatttaaaataatattaaaggaAGTAGTCGATATCATCCAAAAAAACCTATAGTATGACAATTCTCTAGCCTTATACGTTTTTAACCAAGTATAGAAGATAAATGTTCAGATACTTACATGAATAATAAGAACATTTTAAAACAAACCTAAACAATGTAACTTGAAAAGGAAGCTCATAACGAACTAGCGGCCACGATATGAAGAAAAACTGGATGCCAAAGACTCATGTCCATAATGCTCCCTAGTTGCCAGATCTGATGTGCTAGATGAAGAGCGACCCATCTGAGTCGTCTGATATGTCCCAATACCTGGTAACCCAAGTTGAGAACCATAAATGGCCAGCATACCTGGGCTTACTGTGTTCATTCCATAACTACCACTGAGCCCGTATGATTGGGGTGTTGAGGACATGGTGTTTTGATTCAAAGCAGACACCAACATCGGATTTTGCCCAACCATAACACCAGCTCCAGGATTCATAAGCTGAGGAGCATACAGTCCATCATAACCATAACTCAAATTTCCAATCTCATTATCAGACATAGCTGGTGGCAGATTCTTGGCATTTTTATTTCCACGTTGGCCATCAACAGCTTGTTTGCACTGCAACTCACAACCATCGTATATGATAGAATAGATATCTGGCCAAAATCAATTTCCTTCTTATTAATCACGAGTATAAATAGTTACAAATGTTTGCTAAACAACCCTctaatatttgatatttacatacacaaatataaatagatatctAGTCTAATATACCCCCTCAGTCTAAGGAGGAGGATCATGATTGCTTAGACTGGAACGAGACTCTGTGAATAGAAGACGAGGCAGGCCTTTGGTGAAAATATCAGCAAGTTGGTAGCGTGATGGAACATGAAGAACACGCACCTCACCTGTCAGCACTTTTTCCCGAACAAAATGGATGTCTATCTCGATATGTTTAGTGCAATGGTGCTGTATAGGATAGCCGGACATATAGATGGCACTAACATTGTCACAATACACAATTGAAGCCCTGCGAACAGGACAACCAAGTTCCAGCAATAGGTTACGAACCCAACATAATTCCGCAATAGCATTTGCAACACCGCGGTACTCAGCCTCTGCACTAGAGCGAGAAATAGTCGATTGACGCTTGGAAGACCACGAGATAAGGTTGCCCCCTAAAAAGACACAATATCCACTGGTAGAGCGACGAGTGGTTGGACAACCGGCCCAGTCAGCATCAGTCTAAGAGATGAGTGACGAGAGTGGACCTGATGTCTATTGGATTATAATGACAAAAGTATATTAAGTATATATTAGTTATGTTAGTAAATATTAGTTAAGGGTTGGccatgtaaataaaataaaggctGGCAGTTAGAGTCCCATATGGACACGACTGTTAACATGAAGCGGTACTAGGAATAGATATACCGGTtcgatatgtatatatatgtgtattgcTGTACATTGTAAACCATTCAGATAGCAGTTTCTTTATCCTACTTTCTGTTCATTCGTTCTctgatacacacacacacacacaattatcAATTCCCTGTGATACTATGTATAATAATAGAAACCGTAAATCTGGAATGGGTAACAGATGGAATTCTGATTCCCTacattggtatcagagcaagaAGATCCCGAGAACCTGTGAACCCAGAATTCGAAGGCCTAAGTGTGTTCTACACCAAAAGtatcattattataatcatCACTTTTGGAGTCAAAGACGAAGAGGAGTCTTACAAAAACTGGATCGTTTGAATATATGCGATCAGTTTGGCAGTGAACAACCCAGGCAGATTATTGCAAAGAAATCAAAGAAGATGAGACGATCAAGGTGTTACATATGTCTCATTCGAGGACATGCCTACTGGAACTGCCCAAATAAGAACAGGAGGGCCGAATTCAAGAAGGAAAAACAAGTGAAAGTCGAGAAGAACGAAGAAGGAACAGGGATTGAAAACGCCACAACAAGCAAATATGATGACATCGTTACAGCATCAATAAATTGGCAAATAATAGGAACGGATGGCGGGGACTGGAATGATATTTGGTATGTTTCAGATGAGTACCCAAGGCACATGACATCGAATTTGGAACTTTTCTACAAATTCAAATTAGAGACACCGGGGTCAAGTGTAAATGGCAAACACCGCCTAAACGTTCAAGGAATTGGAGAAGTAATTCTACAAACAGAAACCAGACAATTTGTGATACCAGGAGTATGCTATGTCCTTAACGCGGGTCTAAACACTCTAAGTTTGGGCCAATTGATGCAACAAGGTTTTGATGTGATCTTCAAGAATTCCAATTGCACGGTGAAGCGTTTATTTGACAATACAAGCAGTGAGGGCTGTAGTGATACAGAAAAGGATGAAGGTTGCGAGGGAGAAGATGTAAGGCCTGGTATGTTCGGGACGAAGGCCATGGAGGCCGTGATGAATTATTGTGACTCTTTGTATTATAAAGAGAACACAATTGAAGAAATGGTGAATGGAAACCAAGAACAAAAGGTACCTTctaaatttaattttgaaaattttgttggGTTCATGAATATGGTTGACAACTGTGAAGAATTTATGGGTTGTAAAGATGTGGTGAAAGACCACTTTGAGAAATTAGTAATATGGTTCTATAAAGAATATTGGAAGTAACGGAAAGGCCCATGCCTGTGAAGATACATGGCATAAGGGTATGCCTTTTAGACCTTTACCTTACAGTGAAAGGAATGGGTGGAATTGCCCAAGTTACAATGAAAAATAAGTGGATTGGAGTTGCCTATGTAATGGGGTTCCCAAAGGAGTATGCAGAAGGTTTAAAGGAATGCTATGGAACGCATTTGAGTCTCTTAGAAGCCTATTATGATGTGGCTAAAGAATATTCCAGTGGTGTTGTACCAAAGGCAATGGACTGCACGGGTACAAATGGAATTAAGGCAGAGGAGTTGCCAAGAGAAAGGACTGAACCGGGCTGCAGTGGAACGAGTGCAAGGCAGGATAATGGAAGGCTAAAGGGCAGAGTTGATTTCGACAATGGCAAGGAACTGATTACTAAGTACGATAATTGCAACCATGAAGAACCCATGGAAGGAAAGGAAACCAAAGAAGAAGATGGAAGTGGCAAGGGAATATGTGTGGACAGAGACAACAATGATGGAGACTACATCATCGTTGAAAACTAAAGTCAGTGTGTGTGAAGACATATACTTTGTCATTAGGGGGAAGTATTGGATTATAATGACAAAAGTATATTAAGTATATATTAGTTATGTTAATAAATATTAGTTAAGGGTTGGccatgtaaataaaataaaggctGGCAGTTAGAGTCCCATATGGACACGATTGTTAACATGAAGCGGTACTAGGAATAGATATACCGGTtcgatatgtatatatatgtgtatttctGTACATTGTAAACCATTCGAATAGCAGTTTCTTTATCCCTACTTTCTGTTCATTCGTTCTctgatacacacacacacacacacaattatcAATTCCCTGTGATACTATGTATAATAATAGAAACCGTAAATCTGAAATTTGTAACAGATGGAATTCTGATTCCCTACAATGTCATATGTAAACCCATGGCATTAGTGCCCTTAACATACCAAAGGAATCGTTTCAAAGCATTATAGTGAGAGAGTCGAGGAGAATGCATATGCATGCATACTTGTTGAACTGAATACGTGATATCGGGACGGGTGAAAGTAAGATACTGCAAAGCTCCAACAAGACTGCGAAATAGAGTAGAATCTTCAAATAGAGGGGATGACTCGTCATCCAACTTACCTGTTGTATCAACCGGGGTGTTAACAGGATTGCAGTCCATCATATTTGCCCTTTGAAGGATGTCGAGAGCATATTTATGCTGTGAGAAAAACAGACCAGAAGATGTCCGCGTGACAGAGATGCCCAAAAAATAACTCAAAGGGCCTAAATCCTTCATGGCAAAGTCAGAAGAGAGGTGAGATAAGAGTCTTGTCTTGAGTGCAAGAAAAGAAGTAATCAAGATGATGTCGTCAACATAGAGAAGAAGATATGCGGTCTGTTGATGATGCCTGTAAACAAAAAGAGAATGATATCAGGAACTATGTTAGAAGCCCAAGTGAGTCACATAGTCTGTGAACCGTTGATACCAAGCCCGCGGTGCTTGTTTCAACCCGTATAGAGACCGCTTAAGACGACATACATGATTGCATCTATGTGGATCACGAAAACCAAATGGCTGATGCATGTACACCGTTTCCGAAAGATTTCCATGTAAAAAGGTATTTTTAACATCCGACTGATCAATATCCCAGTTGTTGTGTAATGCAATGCTCAACACTATACGAATGGAGGCAGGCTTAACCACGGGGCTAAAGGTCTCAAAACAGTCAACACCAACTTGTTGTGTCCGCCCATCACAAACCAAACGCGCTTTGTAGCGCTCCAAAGATCCATCAgcttttgttttgtgtttaaaCAACCACATACAACGAATTATATTCATTTCCGGGTGTCGTGGCACTAGCTCCCAAGTATCATTATCAAGAAGAGCACGAAACTCATCTGCCATGGCATGGTTCCACACAGGGTTGGTGATGGCATCGGTTGGGGATTTTGGCAAGGGCTGAATAGTTTCAGCTTGAAGGTTGAATGTAGGTTTTGGTTTAGAAATACCAGACATGCTACGGGTGGTCATAGTACGttaaggtggtggtggtggtggtgtcggGGAAGGGGGAGATGGAGTTTCGGAGACAGGTGGTTGTGTATGGTGTGGTGGACAATTACGAAGTCGACGGGAGTAAGTTTGTAGGGTTGGTGTGGTAGTAGTAGCTCGGTCAGGTGATTGAGGCGAGACTGGTGGTGGAGAGTTGGGAGAGGTAGTAGTGGTTGAAGGTGGGGGGTTGGTTGCAATTGGAGACGAAGGCCAAAGATGGGGGTGCAAGTGGGAGGAGAGGAACTCATGTGTGGGAGTAGGGGTATTTAGCTTGGCAAATGGGAAAACTTGCTCATCAAACACTACATGACGGGAAACAATAATCTTACGGGTAAACAACTCATAACATTTATACCCCCTATGATCAGAAGGGTATCCAAGAAAGACACAAGGGGTGGATCAATTTGCAAGTTTATGAATGGAAGTGGACGGATTAAGCGGGTAGCATAAGCAACCGAAGGTGCGAAGATGAGAGTAAGACGGGAATTTTTGAAAAAGGAGGAAGGTGGGGGTTTgaagattttttgttttataggGAAGAATGTTAAGGAGATAAGTGGCCATTTGCAAGGCATGATGCCAAAATGTAGAGGGAAGAGAGGCATGGGTGAGAAGAGTGCGAATCATGTTGTTGATGGAGCGGATTTTCCGTTCGGCTTTACTGTTTTGAGGGGATGTGTATGGACAGGGGAAACGAAAAAGCATGCCATTCTGGGTACAAAAATGATGAAAggctttattattattgtattcaATTCCATTGTCACATTGGATAGATTTGACAGAACAATTAAATTGAGTGGAAACGTATTTATGAAAATTAAGAAAGATAGAAAAGACAGAGGATTTATTAGCAAGAGGGTAGGTCCATAAATAATTAGTAAAGTCATCAAGAAACAAAAGATAATAACGATGTCCACCGGTGCTAGTAACCGATGAGGTCCAAAGATCACTATGAATGATATCAAATGGCATATGAGTAAACGACAAAGATTCATTAAATGGAAGTTTAATATGTTTGCCAAAAACACAAGATTGACATAAACGCTTATAATCAAGTCTATCAACAGAAATAAAATTCTGATTATTCAAAGTAGATAAAGACGATGGTCCAGGATGTCCTAAACGATGATGCCAAAGATCTTGAGAAAGTGCTGCAAAAGTGGATGGAGAAGTGACATGTGAGGACGCCAAGGCAAGTGGGTAAAGATCTCCGGTGCTATCACATCGGAGGATAGGAATCTGCGTCTGGTAGTCCTTCACAAGTAAACCAAAAGGGTCAAACTCAATAGAGATATTATTATCAGTAGTTAGATGATGAACAGACAAAAGGTTTTTGATAATTTGAGGGGAATAGAGGAGATTATTGATTTTGAAAGGTGGGTATGGTGGAAGAAAAGTAGTGTGACCAGTAGCATGAACGGGGATGTTTGAACCATTGCCAACGACAATTTTGTTTGTGCAATTATTGACACGAGTTGAGAGATTACCTGATGAATGAGTCATATATGAAGTGGCTCCAGAGTCGCAATACCAGTTAGGATCCGGGTGCAAGTTGAGTGCTGCCAAAGCCTGGGGAATGTTGGTGGTAGTGTAGTTGTGCTGCTGATAACCTGGTGGTGTACTTCTGAGTATGCCTGCAAAAGAAGGGCCACTCCCACGTCCAGGAGCGGTGGGAGTAGTCAGGTATGGGGCTGGAGGGGGGAACCACGACTGTTGAGGATACCATGGGGAAAAAGCTTGAGGATACCATACTGGTGAGAGGTACCCACGACCACGTGACTGACCCCGACCCCGGAAACAACCCCCACGACCCCTGCTCCGAGGAGCATAAGAAGCCGGTCGAGGAGCTGAATGCGTGGGAGGCTGAACAAGTGGTGTTTGTGGTGTAACGGCAGTAGGGGCAGCCGGGGGTGCAGGGGGAGTCGGTGGTGCTGGGGGTGTAGCAATAAAAGCCGACTCGGATGAACCTTGATTTGCTTGACGAGATTCTTCCATAAGTAACTGTGATCAGGCACCATAAAAATCTGGCAACGGGTTGATTTGTTGAATGATGGACGCAACCGTGCTAAAGCGGTCGTTGAAACCAGCAATAATCTGAAGAACCAATCGCTTTTCGGAGACAGGGGAGCTAACATTCGCCAGTTGATCTGCAATTAACTTCAGTTCTTGACAGTAAGAGGATATGTCAGGGAAGGAATTCAGCTTGGTGGTGGAAAACTTATTTTCCAAATAAACAGTTCTGGTACTTGCATTATCATGAAAAATCTTCTCTAGTGTTTCCCATGCACATGGCGCTGTGGTATCCGGCTTTAGAATAGTCTGTAGGAGGTCGGTTGATATAGTTGCATACAACCATTGAAGCACGATCGAATCAATACGATCCCAGTTGGGGGGTTTTTCAACAGCCTTGCCTGAAGAGTTCGGCTTGTCAGGAGAGGCGTCAGTAGAGTCGGTGGGAGAGGAGATGATGTGGTCGATGGCTTCGTGAGCACGACAATGGGTTATGAAAAGTAGTCGCCAGGAGACATACTGGCTGCTGTTCATCTCAAGTGTGACGGGAATGAGAGATTTAATATTGGTGACAGTGGTTGTTGGGTGTAGAGGGGCTGCCATGGTGTCGATTAGGAGATAGATCGACTGGACAGAAAATAGGAAGAAGAAATAGGAGGGTTACGTGATTAAAGAAGGGAGAAAAAGAAGAGAGCGGCCAAAATCAATTCCCTTCTCATTAATCACGAGTATAAATAGTTACAAATGTTTGCTAAACAACCCTctaatatttgatatttacatacacaaatataaatagatatctAGTCTAATAGTATTCCTTATTGGGTTCTTCTAGAGCTTTCTTGCACCCTTCAGCTGTCTTGTATACAAACATGGCAAACCCCTTGAATTTTACAGTAGCATTGTCAACCCCCAATGGCCCTTCGTCAATCTCTCCAAACTTGGCAAAGTAGGACCTAAGTGCATTGGGATTCACATGGGACCCAACATTTGCAAGAAAGATCTTTCGTCCAATAGTATTTTGTGTAGCAGTGTTCTGGTTGTTACTAGGTCCACCAGGTCCTGCAGAAGCTAACTGGCAAGTAGCCATGCGGCTTCCTATCTTCTTTTGTGTCTTTTTAAGGGACGTACTTGCACTTTTTCGGTTCTTGAAAAGAACAAAGCCATAGCCTTTGGCCTTCCCGGTTACTTTATCCGTAACAACTGTATACTCTTCGATATCACCATATTTTTTTAAGGGTGGAGATCCCCTCAAGTTGAAAGTTAAATAGTCAACATTAAATTAGTCAGATGTCAACATTTAATAGTCAACATTAAATAGATATTGATGTCATTCAAGAAATGTTTATAGCcttaaaattattttgatgGGATCGATCTCATGCCGACAATATTGACCCAAATCCCAAATATTGGGTGATTTTGGTTCATCAATCTGATTTTGTGGATCGCAATGGATTCTTTGTAATTGCTACGCGGGTTGTTCTGGGCTGTGTATAAATAGCTATATGTCTTGAACGGGTCATAATGGGCAATGAAGCCATGAAGTTGGGCGGTTGCGACCttaattgttgaaaaaaatACAACTTCAAAGTAAAACACTCAGgcaaattaattaactaatattgCATGCTCCTCACGTGTGTTAATTGTCAAAGTGACACTCAATTGTTTTTGCATATTATAATTCCATAAAATGCTTtacatttattttcatttatattatataaataatttgaatattaatattattttcttagtatcatataaacaaaatatattaaacttGATACACAATGGCGAAACCACGTTAAAACCAGGCAGGGCCATGGCCCATCCCAACATACTAATAATGTTATATTTGTACGTATAAATTTACAAGGTTTTCATTCGACGAGTGTGCTTGGCCCATCCAATGCAACTTATATTTGAAATGAGGCCCACTAACTTATTTTGAAATTAGAATATCAGTGGCTACATTGTTtgcaaaacaaattaaaatatacgAGCATAAtgctcgcgc harbors:
- the LOC122604912 gene encoding UBP1-associated protein 2B-like; the encoded protein is MALPGFNVVSPLCIKGSPPLKKYGDIEEYTVVTDKVTGKAKGYGFVLFKNRKSASTSLKKTQKKIGSRMATCQLASAGPGGPSNNQNTATQNTIGRKIFLANVGSHVNPNALRSYFAKFGEIDEGPLGVDNATVKFKGFAMFVYKTAEGCKKALEEPNKVYDGCELQCKQAVDGQRGNKNAKNLPPAMSDNEIGNLSYGYDGLYAPQLMNPGAGVMVGQNPMLVSALNQNTMSSTPQSYGLSGSYGMNTVSPGMLAIYGSQLGLPGIGTYQTTQMGRSSSSTSDLATREHYGHESLASSFSSYRGR